The following are from one region of the Gammaproteobacteria bacterium genome:
- a CDS encoding metal ABC transporter ATP-binding protein — translation MEAAVRLRDVSVGYERKVVFSRLSLEIPAGQFAGIVGPTGSGKTTLLKTILGTQPVFSGNVRLLGLPVDKLPPGSIGYVPQLESVDWSFPVTVEQVILMGLYTNKGIWPWSTRQERNKVHDLANRLGIHDCLHHHIVNISGGQRQRAFLARALINNPKLLVLDEPTAGVDIKTQHDVLHLLGDLNKEGITILLTTHDLNAVASHLPWVICFNKGLVAQGKPRDIFTNGILTETYGGDIVIVEHGDHFLIASGTPLHLAEKEQT, via the coding sequence ATGGAAGCTGCTGTCAGATTACGCGACGTATCGGTGGGTTATGAACGCAAAGTCGTTTTTAGCCGCCTCTCCCTGGAAATCCCCGCAGGCCAGTTTGCCGGTATTGTAGGGCCGACCGGATCGGGCAAGACCACGCTGCTAAAAACTATCCTTGGAACCCAGCCGGTGTTCTCGGGCAATGTGCGGCTGCTGGGGCTGCCCGTGGACAAGCTCCCGCCGGGGAGTATCGGCTACGTCCCCCAGCTTGAAAGTGTGGACTGGAGCTTCCCCGTCACCGTGGAGCAGGTGATCCTCATGGGGTTGTACACCAACAAGGGGATCTGGCCCTGGTCCACCCGGCAAGAGCGCAACAAGGTTCACGATCTGGCGAACCGGCTCGGCATCCACGACTGCCTGCATCACCACATCGTCAACATCTCCGGCGGGCAACGCCAGCGCGCCTTTCTGGCACGCGCCCTGATCAATAATCCCAAGCTGCTGGTGCTCGATGAGCCTACCGCCGGGGTCGATATAAAAACCCAGCACGATGTGCTGCACCTGCTGGGCGACCTGAATAAAGAAGGGATCACCATCCTTCTCACCACCCACGATCTGAATGCCGTCGCATCGCACCTGCCCTGGGTGATCTGTTTCAACAAAGGGCTGGTTGCCCAAGGCAAGCCACGCGACATTTTCACCAACGGCATACTTACCGAAACCTATGGCGGTGATATCGTGATTGTGGAGCACGGAGATCATTTCCTGATTGCCAGCGGCACGCCGTTGCATCTCGCAGAGAAAGAACAAACATGA
- a CDS encoding metal ABC transporter permease has product MDFLLEPLAYEFFRNSLFASLMVGALCGLIGVYIVLRGMSYIGHGLSHAAFGGAVVGFTLGLNFYVGAGAMGLLAAVLINQVAKGGKIKSDAAIGIVTTAFFALGIAIISRVRTFTQSFEAALFGNILGVTSEDLTVIALVTAFTMVTVFLMYKPLLFSTFDNEAARVFGINTGIVQLMFSFILTLAIIASMNIVGVTMIAATLVIPAITARMLTDSFSRMIIYSTLIGALMGVVGMYLSYIFNAASGATIVLFGASLFCLVLLFNYIKERFILHEHIHRHGDVIHSHPHGPRHEQQDQEESGQPRP; this is encoded by the coding sequence ATGGATTTTTTGCTGGAGCCGCTCGCCTACGAGTTTTTCAGGAACAGTTTGTTTGCCTCCCTGATGGTGGGAGCGCTGTGCGGTCTGATCGGCGTGTACATCGTGCTGCGCGGCATGAGCTACATCGGTCACGGGCTATCCCACGCTGCCTTTGGCGGCGCCGTGGTGGGTTTTACCCTTGGACTGAATTTCTATGTCGGTGCGGGCGCAATGGGCTTGCTGGCTGCCGTTCTGATCAATCAGGTAGCGAAGGGTGGCAAGATCAAATCCGACGCTGCAATCGGCATTGTCACCACCGCCTTCTTCGCGCTGGGTATAGCCATCATCAGCCGTGTGCGCACCTTTACCCAGAGCTTCGAAGCGGCCTTGTTCGGCAATATCCTGGGTGTTACCAGCGAGGACCTAACCGTCATCGCGCTGGTCACCGCCTTCACCATGGTAACGGTATTTTTGATGTACAAGCCGCTGCTGTTCTCCACGTTCGACAACGAAGCGGCGCGCGTCTTTGGCATTAACACCGGAATAGTGCAGTTGATGTTTTCCTTCATCCTCACCCTGGCGATCATCGCCTCGATGAACATCGTCGGTGTCACCATGATCGCCGCCACCCTGGTCATTCCCGCCATCACCGCCCGCATGCTCACCGACAGTTTCAGCCGGATGATCATCTATTCCACCCTCATCGGCGCCCTCATGGGCGTGGTGGGCATGTATCTGAGCTACATCTTCAACGCCGCATCCGGTGCAACCATCGTGCTGTTCGGCGCCAGCCTGTTCTGCCTGGTGCTGCTGTTCAATTACATCAAGGAACGCTTCATCCTCCACGAACACATCCACCGCCACGGCGATGTCATCCACTCCCATCCTCACGGCCCGCGGCATGAGCAACAGGATCAGGAAGAATCCGGACAGCCGCGTCCGTAG
- a CDS encoding MotA/TolQ/ExbB proton channel family protein: MNSTPQPTMSFIDHLGSSDPMVSGVLYLLLILSLLTWFMIIYKGSELWRARRANDEYAKQFWDSADAVQFLKKSAASQPACPLAQLTKTGVEAVEHYQSHYTDPNDAAKHINNITDTLTRALRQAIQDQITHFEAGLGILATIGNTAPFVGLFGTVIGIMSALEGIAGSGSADLNVVAGPIGEALIATAAGIACAVPAVVAYNSFLRRMKVFSNTLDSFAYDLLSHLASERAVRALATHEEKK; the protein is encoded by the coding sequence ATGAACAGTACGCCTCAACCAACCATGTCCTTCATAGACCATCTGGGAAGTTCCGACCCTATGGTCTCAGGCGTGCTCTACCTGCTGCTGATTCTTTCCCTACTGACATGGTTTATGATTATCTACAAAGGGTCTGAGTTATGGCGCGCCCGGCGCGCGAACGACGAGTACGCCAAGCAATTCTGGGACAGTGCCGATGCCGTGCAATTCCTGAAAAAATCAGCCGCATCACAGCCCGCTTGCCCCTTGGCGCAACTGACAAAAACCGGCGTTGAGGCGGTGGAACATTATCAATCACACTATACTGATCCGAACGATGCTGCCAAACACATCAACAACATCACCGACACACTCACCCGCGCCTTGCGTCAGGCCATCCAGGATCAGATAACCCACTTTGAAGCAGGCCTGGGAATATTGGCGACCATCGGCAATACCGCGCCGTTTGTCGGTCTATTCGGCACCGTGATCGGCATCATGTCGGCACTGGAAGGCATCGCTGGCAGCGGATCGGCGGATCTGAACGTGGTGGCCGGCCCAATTGGCGAAGCGCTGATCGCCACGGCGGCGGGCATTGCGTGCGCTGTCCCGGCAGTGGTTGCATACAACAGCTTTTTGCGGCGCATGAAGGTATTCAGCAATACGCTGGATAGTTTTGCCTATGACTTGTTGTCTCACCTTGCCTCTGAACGTGCTGTCCGGGCGCTCGCAACACACGAGGAGAAAAAATAA
- the moaD gene encoding molybdopterin converting factor subunit 1, with protein MNIKIRYFASMRDRMGRAEETVSVDGDAVTVADLWKKVSSGQDLPGSTLIAVNMEYTDGAATVKNGDEVAFFPPVTGG; from the coding sequence ATGAACATCAAAATACGCTATTTTGCCAGTATGCGTGACCGTATGGGCCGCGCCGAGGAAACCGTTTCAGTTGATGGCGACGCTGTTACCGTTGCAGACCTGTGGAAAAAGGTATCCTCCGGCCAGGATTTACCCGGCAGCACACTGATCGCCGTCAACATGGAATATACGGACGGTGCGGCAACTGTGAAAAACGGTGACGAAGTCGCCTTCTTTCCGCCTGTCACGGGAGGCTGA
- a CDS encoding TonB-dependent receptor: MKKNSRVQRALRSARGATLTLAGITCPLLAMAAGVPTLDVVEVKSGASNLIGAADSANQGTVTKKQLDARTVYRPGELLETVPGLIVSQHSGEGKANQFYARGVNLDHGTDLRTSVDGMLVNQRSHGHGQGWTDLNFLIPELASGLQYKKGPYYAEEGDFSSVGSVNIGYLDVLPRGISSIGIGQHGYRRLLLADSPRLGAGNLLYAAEISAKDGPWVNPDDYRKFNTVLRYSQGDDQNRFNVTAMAYRGLWNATDQIPLRAVNSGLIPRLGTVDPSSGGDVSRYSLSTAWQRMSGNGITRANAYVIQHDLNLFSNFTYFTNTTNGDQFAQPDKRTMSAANISQAWLSQWGGRDVENTVGLQLQNDNISNGLLSTIRRQVWDTTRRDRIVESSAAVYVQNSTRWTEKFRTVAGLRSDFYRFKVNSNNTANSGTENASITNPKLSMIFGPWAKTEYYINLGGGFRSNDARGTTLTVDPKTGSTIDVDGNPIQRVTPLVRTKGVDLGLRTAIIPGLQSTFTVFQLDSASELVFLGDAGTTEASRASRRTGFEFANYYAPTPWLTIDADVAYTRARFKGNAPEGDRIPGAVEGVASLAALVDNVGPYFGSMTLRHFGPRPLIEDNSVRSNNTTTLNGQIGYKFHKNMRVALQVFNLLNSRSNAIDYYYESQLQSETAPVADKHFHPIESRSFRVTLTSNF, translated from the coding sequence ATGAAAAAAAACTCGCGGGTTCAACGGGCGTTACGTAGCGCCAGGGGTGCAACATTAACGTTGGCAGGAATTACATGCCCATTGCTAGCCATGGCGGCCGGCGTGCCGACGCTCGATGTGGTGGAAGTGAAATCCGGGGCAAGTAACCTGATCGGCGCCGCCGACTCGGCAAATCAGGGCACCGTGACCAAAAAGCAACTGGATGCGCGCACCGTCTATCGCCCTGGAGAGTTACTGGAAACCGTGCCGGGACTGATCGTCTCCCAGCATAGCGGTGAAGGCAAGGCCAATCAGTTTTATGCGCGCGGCGTTAATCTTGACCACGGCACGGATTTGCGTACCAGCGTCGATGGCATGCTGGTCAACCAGCGCAGCCACGGACACGGGCAGGGCTGGACCGATTTGAATTTTCTGATACCGGAGCTGGCGAGCGGCCTGCAATACAAGAAAGGGCCTTATTATGCCGAGGAAGGCGATTTTTCGTCGGTGGGCAGCGTCAACATAGGCTATCTTGATGTCCTGCCGCGAGGCATTTCCAGCATCGGCATCGGCCAGCACGGTTACCGGCGTTTGCTGCTCGCCGACTCTCCCAGGCTGGGTGCAGGCAACCTGCTCTACGCAGCCGAGATAAGCGCCAAAGACGGACCGTGGGTCAACCCCGACGACTACCGCAAATTCAATACCGTGCTGCGCTACAGCCAGGGTGATGACCAGAACCGTTTCAATGTCACCGCTATGGCCTACCGGGGACTATGGAACGCCACGGATCAGATCCCGCTGCGCGCAGTGAACAGCGGTTTAATACCGCGACTGGGCACGGTTGATCCCAGCAGTGGCGGCGATGTCTCCCGCTACAGCCTGTCGACTGCATGGCAGCGCATGAGCGGCAATGGCATCACACGGGCCAATGCCTATGTCATACAGCACGATCTCAACCTGTTTTCGAACTTCACTTACTTCACCAATACTACAAACGGTGACCAGTTCGCCCAACCCGACAAGCGGACCATGTCCGCCGCGAACATCAGCCAGGCCTGGCTGAGCCAATGGGGTGGCCGTGATGTCGAAAACACCGTCGGGCTGCAACTGCAGAACGACAATATCTCCAACGGCCTGTTGAGCACCATCAGACGGCAGGTATGGGACACCACCCGACGCGACCGTATCGTCGAGAGCAGCGCCGCTGTCTACGTTCAGAACAGTACACGCTGGACGGAGAAATTCCGCACCGTGGCCGGGCTGCGCAGCGATTTCTACCGGTTCAAGGTTAACAGCAATAATACCGCCAACTCCGGCACCGAAAACGCCAGCATCACCAACCCCAAACTCAGTATGATTTTCGGCCCCTGGGCCAAGACCGAGTATTACATCAACCTCGGCGGCGGCTTCCGCAGCAATGATGCACGCGGCACAACCCTTACCGTCGATCCGAAGACCGGCAGCACGATTGATGTCGACGGCAATCCAATTCAAAGGGTCACCCCCCTGGTGCGCACCAAGGGTGTCGATCTGGGGCTGCGCACGGCCATCATACCGGGCTTGCAAAGCACCTTCACCGTGTTTCAGTTGGACTCCGCCTCCGAATTGGTGTTTCTGGGCGATGCCGGAACTACCGAGGCGAGCCGTGCCAGCCGCCGCACTGGCTTTGAGTTCGCCAACTACTATGCGCCCACGCCATGGTTAACCATTGATGCGGATGTCGCCTACACCAGGGCACGCTTCAAGGGTAATGCCCCGGAGGGAGACCGCATTCCCGGCGCAGTGGAAGGCGTCGCCTCGCTGGCAGCCCTCGTGGATAACGTCGGCCCCTACTTTGGCAGCATGACCCTGCGCCACTTCGGCCCACGCCCCCTGATTGAGGACAACAGCGTGCGGTCAAACAACACCACCACGCTGAACGGCCAGATCGGCTACAAATTCCACAAAAATATGCGTGTGGCGCTACAGGTCTTTAATTTGCTGAACAGTAGATCCAATGCCATCGACTACTATTACGAATCGCAACTGCAAAGCGAAACGGCGCCCGTAGCCGACAAGCACTTCCACCCTATCGAGTCGCGCTCGTTCCGGGTGACCCTGACAAGCAATTTTTAA
- a CDS encoding molybdenum cofactor biosynthesis protein MoaE — protein MNAKTGITVLVQEESFDPCQLTAAHQATLDASKCGGIVTFVGTMRDYNDGHSVSSMYLDHYPGMTERHIEKVCQEAAEKWEVIDILVAHRYGEIKPSDAIVLVAVWSAHRANAFDACRFVINYLKERAPFWKRESTPAGERWVEHNTKDPAAEASAAAVSAAGIRRTG, from the coding sequence ATGAACGCAAAAACCGGCATTACAGTCCTGGTCCAAGAGGAATCCTTTGATCCTTGCCAGCTCACTGCTGCTCATCAGGCCACACTTGATGCCAGCAAATGCGGGGGCATCGTGACCTTCGTCGGCACCATGCGCGACTACAATGACGGCCACAGCGTGTCATCAATGTACCTGGATCACTATCCGGGCATGACTGAGCGACATATCGAAAAGGTGTGTCAGGAAGCCGCTGAAAAATGGGAGGTGATTGACATTCTAGTGGCGCACCGCTACGGCGAGATCAAACCTTCCGACGCTATCGTGCTGGTCGCCGTGTGGTCAGCCCACCGCGCCAACGCCTTCGACGCCTGCCGTTTCGTGATCAACTACCTGAAAGAACGCGCGCCATTCTGGAAGCGTGAATCAACCCCCGCAGGCGAGCGCTGGGTGGAACACAACACCAAGGATCCCGCTGCCGAGGCATCGGCGGCAGCCGTCAGCGCAGCAGGCATACGCCGTACTGGCTGA
- a CDS encoding energy transducer TonB, whose protein sequence is MGLATQNGHIILPSPERSRLVMVAVLVTLVAHVFVVSVLWRLWSDRPMLQPSPPLEVNLTVPPPKPTPVTTPTPPPRIQPAIQPPIQPTPPLPVQRPVEPITRPATPLPMPVEQRVAEPVKPAEITPPPAPAAPEEPKAAPIKVAPVAEIEPPSFGAAYLNNPPPEYPAAAKRLGLQGTVLLRVLVSPAGLPEKIGIMTSSGSPSLDDAAIKTVKQWTFVPARQGDHAVAGSVNVPIRYSLTN, encoded by the coding sequence ATGGGGCTGGCGACGCAAAATGGGCACATCATTCTTCCATCACCTGAGCGGTCGCGCCTGGTGATGGTGGCCGTGCTCGTGACGCTGGTCGCCCATGTGTTCGTGGTTTCGGTTTTGTGGCGCCTGTGGAGTGATCGGCCCATGTTGCAGCCCTCGCCTCCACTCGAAGTAAACCTTACCGTACCGCCACCCAAACCCACACCGGTGACGACGCCCACACCTCCCCCGCGCATCCAACCTGCGATACAGCCGCCGATCCAGCCAACGCCTCCTCTGCCTGTGCAACGGCCAGTCGAGCCTATTACAAGACCGGCAACCCCCTTGCCCATGCCGGTTGAGCAGCGCGTGGCGGAGCCTGTAAAACCGGCCGAAATCACCCCGCCACCCGCTCCTGCGGCCCCAGAGGAACCGAAAGCGGCGCCCATCAAAGTAGCGCCGGTCGCCGAGATTGAACCGCCGAGTTTTGGCGCCGCTTATTTGAACAACCCACCGCCCGAATACCCTGCTGCCGCAAAGAGGCTTGGCCTGCAGGGAACGGTACTCCTGAGGGTATTGGTCAGCCCGGCGGGACTGCCCGAAAAAATAGGCATTATGACCAGTTCCGGCTCACCTTCATTGGATGATGCCGCCATAAAGACAGTCAAGCAATGGACATTCGTACCCGCCCGCCAGGGAGATCACGCAGTTGCCGGTTCGGTTAATGTACCGATACGTTATTCTTTGACTAATTGA
- the moaC gene encoding cyclic pyranopterin monophosphate synthase MoaC, with amino-acid sequence MANEFTHFNAKGEAHMVDVGDKAVTQREAVTEGRIYMSPKTLEMIMQGTHKKGDVLGIARVAGIMGAKKTPDLIPLCHPINLTAVELDLIPEPDKNAVYCRAAVRCGGQTGVEMEALAAVQIALLTIYDMCKAVDRGMVMQDIGLLEKSGGKSGTWTRAEQG; translated from the coding sequence ATGGCAAATGAATTTACCCATTTCAACGCCAAGGGCGAGGCCCATATGGTGGACGTTGGCGACAAGGCCGTAACCCAGCGCGAGGCCGTCACTGAAGGCCGCATCTATATGAGTCCAAAGACCCTGGAGATGATTATGCAGGGCACCCACAAGAAAGGGGATGTATTAGGTATCGCGCGTGTTGCCGGCATCATGGGCGCAAAAAAAACCCCTGATCTAATTCCATTATGCCATCCCATTAATTTGACTGCGGTCGAGCTCGACCTGATCCCTGAGCCGGATAAAAATGCGGTGTATTGCCGTGCGGCCGTCCGTTGTGGTGGGCAGACCGGCGTGGAAATGGAGGCGCTTGCCGCAGTGCAGATCGCCTTGCTAACCATCTACGACATGTGCAAAGCGGTAGACCGTGGCATGGTGATGCAGGACATCGGCTTGCTGGAAAAATCCGGCGGCAAATCGGGAACCTGGACCAGGGCCGAGCAAGGCTAA
- a CDS encoding fibronectin type III domain-containing protein, whose amino-acid sequence MAGANKLALGKRGELIVQTGNGPVTYTAPIAYQEDTNGKRSEIKVAYALNTDTHSHGFTVGDYNPEQALVIDPLLQSTYLGGAGEDIASALAIHPVSGKAYVAGNTESTNFPATTGGAQPAYELGRGLGGDAFVSLFNASLTTLLQSTYLGGAGRDDANALAIHPTSGEVVVVGGTTSATFPATLGGAQATHAGNMDVFITRLSPSLALVDAPGASTIPGAPVIGTATAGNAQATVGFTAPASNGGSAITGYTVTSSPGGITAIATAAPITVTGLTNGTAYTFTVTASNAVGQSAASGASNSVTPAATRIVPDSVPTSAPASGGGSTSVPMLLALSALYWWRRRGNKCRAGWRFLRNPPSVRSTQTVFCECLAACRT is encoded by the coding sequence GTGGCGGGTGCAAACAAACTCGCGTTGGGCAAGCGCGGCGAACTGATCGTGCAGACCGGCAACGGGCCAGTCACCTACACCGCGCCGATTGCCTATCAGGAAGACACTAACGGCAAGCGCAGCGAGATTAAAGTGGCTTACGCGCTCAACACCGACACCCACAGCCATGGCTTTACGGTGGGTGACTACAACCCTGAGCAGGCGCTGGTGATTGACCCGCTGTTGCAGTCTACTTATCTGGGTGGTGCGGGGGAGGATATCGCCAGTGCCCTGGCCATCCACCCCGTCAGCGGCAAGGCGTATGTCGCGGGCAATACCGAGTCGACCAACTTCCCCGCCACTACCGGTGGGGCGCAGCCAGCCTATGAATTGGGCCGTGGATTGGGAGGTGATGCCTTTGTCAGCCTCTTCAACGCCAGTCTCACGACGCTGTTGCAATCCACCTATCTGGGCGGTGCGGGGAGGGATGACGCCAATGCCCTAGCCATTCACCCCACCAGCGGTGAAGTGGTTGTGGTGGGCGGTACCACCTCGGCCACCTTCCCCGCCACCCTTGGCGGGGCGCAGGCAACCCATGCCGGAAACATGGATGTCTTCATCACCCGCCTCTCACCCTCGCTGGCCCTCGTTGACGCCCCCGGCGCATCGACTATTCCCGGCGCGCCAGTGATCGGCACAGCCACCGCAGGCAATGCCCAGGCCACCGTGGGCTTCACCGCCCCGGCCAGTAACGGCGGATCGGCGATTACCGGCTACACCGTTACCTCATCCCCCGGCGGCATCACCGCCATCGCCACAGCAGCGCCGATCACGGTGACGGGTCTGACCAACGGCACGGCCTACACCTTCACCGTGACAGCCAGTAACGCGGTAGGCCAGAGTGCGGCTTCGGGTGCTTCAAACAGCGTAACGCCCGCCGCCACCAGGATCGTACCCGATTCCGTGCCGACTTCCGCGCCCGCCTCTGGTGGCGGCAGCACTTCCGTGCCCATGCTTCTGGCACTGTCGGCGCTTTACTGGTGGCGCCGTCGCGGCAATAAATGTAGGGCGGGTTGGCGTTTTTTGCGTAACCCGCCAAGCGTGCGAAGCACACAAACTGTTTTTTGTGAGTGCCTAGCAGCCTGTCGGACTTAG
- a CDS encoding metal ABC transporter substrate-binding protein — translation MNKPLRFSALFLMFLTALFLSGELYAVDAGKKINIVTTVAPITNIVRNVGAGYVNVTGIVPDGTDSHTFEPVPADAKILTTADIIVVNGLDLELPTVKLAEKVKKAQTPIVRLGDRALRKEDWQYDFSFPREAGHPNPHLWPNIALAMRYAEAVRDSLAAIDPARKEGYIANAATYVAKLKKLDAAIFACVKTIPETNRKLVTYHDSFAYFAPRYGMKVIAAIQPSDFSEPSPREVIRIIKQLRQEKVPAIFGSEVFPSKTLKQIARETGVKFIDQLSDDELPGAPTSPRHSFIGMMANNVEIMTEALGGSRGCAANVDAANIESKM, via the coding sequence ATGAATAAACCGCTCCGGTTTTCCGCTCTATTTTTGATGTTCCTGACGGCATTGTTTTTGTCTGGGGAGCTCTACGCCGTTGACGCAGGCAAAAAAATCAACATCGTCACCACAGTCGCCCCCATTACCAATATTGTCCGGAATGTCGGCGCGGGCTATGTCAACGTCACCGGCATCGTTCCCGACGGCACTGACTCCCACACCTTCGAGCCTGTGCCCGCAGATGCAAAAATACTGACCACTGCCGATATTATCGTCGTGAACGGGCTTGACCTTGAATTGCCCACGGTGAAACTGGCGGAAAAGGTCAAAAAAGCGCAAACACCGATTGTGCGTCTTGGCGATCGCGCGTTACGCAAGGAAGACTGGCAGTATGATTTCAGCTTCCCCCGTGAAGCGGGCCATCCCAATCCGCACCTGTGGCCGAACATCGCGCTGGCGATGCGCTATGCCGAGGCTGTCCGGGATAGTCTGGCCGCCATCGACCCGGCACGCAAGGAGGGCTATATCGCCAATGCCGCCACCTATGTGGCCAAGCTGAAAAAGCTGGATGCCGCCATTTTTGCCTGTGTCAAAACCATCCCCGAAACAAACCGAAAACTGGTCACCTATCATGATTCCTTTGCCTATTTCGCACCGCGTTATGGCATGAAAGTAATCGCTGCCATCCAGCCTTCGGACTTTTCCGAACCCAGCCCGCGCGAAGTCATCAGAATCATAAAGCAGCTCAGGCAGGAAAAGGTGCCCGCAATATTTGGTTCCGAGGTCTTCCCCAGTAAGACTCTGAAACAGATCGCACGCGAGACAGGCGTCAAGTTTATCGACCAATTGTCGGATGACGAATTGCCGGGCGCACCCACCAGCCCGAGACATTCCTTCATTGGCATGATGGCCAATAATGTCGAGATTATGACCGAGGCGCTGGGTGGCAGCCGTGGCTGTGCCGCCAATGTCGACGCGGCGAATATCGAATCGAAGATGTAA
- a CDS encoding biopolymer transporter ExbD, which yields MAFGQLDRGGAPQPMHEINVTPLVDVMLVLLVVFIIAAPLLTHKVKLNLPKATAQPSSVIQKPLVLSLTKDAQLYLDGKPIDHTALRSMLQGLVAANTPPTVELRADGDLAYQHVVRLMALVQSTGVTKLSFITQPEAVGAP from the coding sequence ATGGCATTCGGTCAACTCGATCGCGGCGGCGCACCACAACCCATGCACGAAATCAACGTAACCCCACTGGTCGACGTGATGCTGGTGCTGCTGGTGGTGTTCATCATTGCCGCTCCGCTGCTGACCCACAAGGTCAAGCTCAACCTGCCCAAGGCTACGGCCCAGCCATCATCGGTAATTCAAAAACCGCTCGTCCTCAGCCTGACAAAAGATGCGCAACTCTACCTTGATGGAAAACCCATCGACCACACGGCATTGCGATCAATGTTGCAAGGTCTGGTCGCGGCCAATACTCCGCCCACGGTAGAATTGCGTGCCGACGGTGATCTGGCCTATCAGCATGTAGTGCGCCTTATGGCCTTGGTTCAAAGCACTGGAGTAACCAAACTTTCGTTCATCACACAGCCTGAAGCTGTAGGCGCGCCATAA